A genome region from Hymenobacter tibetensis includes the following:
- a CDS encoding GNAT family protein, producing MSSLVMLPHTLRIEAYTPSKAEAWNKLVATSANGPFLFARSFLDYHQDRFTDCSWLLWQGSKLRAVFAAAVAHNSPAPTTLVAHPGLTYGGLVTVAGVKYAELAAMMELLLSTWRTAGFQHLLVRPVPRVFCRQYSESLAFWLHQHGAVLSSRELNSVLDLTKPVRIGTWRRGNLRKARRHSVVVRQGTHEEYAAFWHLLTENLLATYDSQPAHTLVEISSLRDRNPDHLELWVAYVGAEIVAGVLVFQDGRQGFVHTQYISGSPRGKQVGAVDAILAHLIREKPATYQRLSFGSSMLQGAINAGLINQKEGFGTTGEVMDTYTLKLQ from the coding sequence CTCCCGCACACACTTCGGATAGAGGCCTACACGCCTTCCAAGGCCGAAGCTTGGAACAAGCTGGTAGCTACTTCTGCCAACGGCCCTTTCCTGTTTGCCCGCTCTTTCCTCGACTATCACCAGGACCGCTTTACGGACTGCTCCTGGTTGCTTTGGCAAGGCTCAAAGCTCCGGGCAGTTTTTGCCGCCGCCGTTGCGCACAATTCGCCGGCTCCTACCACCTTGGTAGCGCACCCTGGCCTTACCTACGGCGGCCTCGTGACCGTAGCAGGAGTGAAATACGCCGAGTTGGCCGCCATGATGGAGCTTCTTTTAAGCACGTGGCGCACCGCCGGTTTTCAGCACTTGTTGGTTCGGCCCGTGCCCCGGGTCTTCTGCCGGCAGTACTCGGAAAGCCTAGCGTTTTGGCTGCATCAGCACGGAGCCGTGCTAAGCAGCCGAGAATTGAATTCAGTGCTCGACCTCACCAAGCCCGTACGCATTGGTACATGGCGTCGTGGCAACCTGCGCAAAGCCCGGCGCCACAGCGTGGTGGTGCGGCAAGGCACTCACGAGGAATACGCTGCCTTCTGGCACTTGCTCACTGAAAACCTACTCGCCACCTATGACAGCCAGCCGGCTCATACTTTAGTTGAAATCAGCAGCCTGCGCGACCGTAATCCGGACCACTTGGAGCTATGGGTAGCATACGTGGGCGCTGAAATAGTGGCAGGAGTCTTGGTGTTTCAGGACGGACGACAGGGCTTTGTGCACACGCAGTACATTTCGGGCAGTCCTCGGGGCAAGCAGGTGGGAGCTGTTGATGCTATACTGGCCCACCTGATTCGGGAGAAACCTGCCACGTATCAGCGGTTGTCGTTTGGTAGCTCTATGCTGCAAGGAGCCATCAATGCTGGGCTCATCAACCAAAAAGAAGGCTTTGGCACCACCGGGGAAGTAATGGATACCTACACCCTGAAACTACAGTAG